In one window of Elusimicrobiaceae bacterium DNA:
- the rsmD gene encoding 16S rRNA (guanine(966)-N(2))-methyltransferase RsmD, with translation MSVWFSFIADLFYNNIIWLGKRFKKGGQMRIIAGSARGRKLLSVSTKLMVKPISDRMKQSLFDILRPKITASYFLDLFCGTGSVGVEALSRGAQLVVFADNNPACLNVALKNARAIGCADRCKTVRADLLGKLDRFKSYAGEEGYDIVYLGTPYRDSKNNMLSFTGPVLKAVAACGLLAERGVIVAQHHKTETFAIPGACEKFREEKYGDTTMTFLRRARDPQ, from the coding sequence ATGTCGGTCTGGTTCTCTTTCATCGCCGATTTATTCTATAATAATATTATCTGGCTAGGGAAGCGTTTTAAGAAAGGCGGACAAATGCGGATTATAGCGGGCAGCGCAAGAGGGCGGAAACTGCTGTCGGTTTCCACGAAACTGATGGTGAAACCCATTTCGGACAGGATGAAACAAAGCCTGTTCGATATTCTGCGGCCCAAAATAACCGCGTCATATTTTCTGGATCTGTTCTGCGGAACCGGCTCGGTGGGCGTGGAAGCGCTCTCGCGCGGCGCGCAGCTGGTGGTTTTCGCCGATAATAATCCCGCCTGTCTTAACGTGGCCCTTAAAAACGCCCGGGCAATAGGCTGCGCCGACCGGTGCAAAACTGTCCGCGCGGATCTGCTGGGCAAGCTCGACAGATTCAAAAGCTATGCGGGAGAGGAAGGCTATGACATCGTTTATCTGGGCACGCCCTACCGCGACAGCAAAAACAACATGCTGAGTTTCACCGGGCCGGTATTGAAAGCGGTGGCGGCCTGCGGGCTGCTGGCCGAGCGGGGCGTTATTGTCGCGCAGCACCACAAAACCGAAACCTTCGCCATACCCGGAGCCTGCGAAAAATTCCGGGAAGAAAAATACGGCGACACGACGATGACTTTTCTGCGCCGCGCCAGGGATCCGCAGTGA
- a CDS encoding DUF3467 domain-containing protein, producing MSEDKNRMQIEIDIDDEVAQGVYANLAGVAHGPGEFIMDFLFLQPNAPKAKLRARVISSPSHTKRFLAALSENVRKYEEKNGVIVEPSTPPMARG from the coding sequence ATGAGCGAAGATAAAAACAGAATGCAGATCGAAATTGACATTGACGACGAAGTGGCGCAGGGCGTCTACGCCAATCTCGCTGGCGTGGCCCACGGGCCGGGCGAGTTTATAATGGATTTCCTTTTTCTTCAGCCCAACGCGCCCAAGGCGAAACTGCGCGCGCGGGTCATTTCCAGCCCGTCGCACACAAAACGGTTTCTGGCGGCGCTGAGCGAAAACGTCCGCAAATATGAGGAAAAGAACGGCGTAATCGTAGAACCTTCCACTCCGCCCATGGCGCGCGGCTAG
- a CDS encoding response regulator, with amino-acid sequence MKENQTDIVIVDDDNVAGQLTKNLLLEAGFSAYLVKRSIDALPAIKRRRPRLVITDIMLNGLDGLKLCKILKNDPRLGAVKLVVVSQKGFEYEKHKAFEYGAQAFITKPYNVETFSAQINHIMTGSRDSLLAFRDSLREDEMSAEEPQPSDLQAGQIRVTFWGTRSMGGRVPDGNSSYGRQTPCVSVETSERTFIFDAGTGIYALGEKIMQQKGPRDLWLMLTHFHISHVLGLAGFQCLDHSMFTIRLSGAGESEKKFKDTVRELFYSSPYWPSRTPRAKLMMYEIIEDTYELAPDVRLSAVYANHPTTTLGFRLEICGRVFVYLPDGELTGKASSMENYDEKLAGFCHGADLLVHDACYSDSDYKAHTGEGHSGAGSVVKFAGARAGAKRLVLFNLHSSYQDEDIEIIEQQAARAAAKYDMECAVARDGMEIILESASAGADE; translated from the coding sequence ATGAAAGAGAACCAGACCGACATTGTTATTGTGGACGATGACAACGTTGCCGGCCAGCTGACGAAAAATCTGCTGCTGGAAGCGGGTTTTTCCGCGTACCTGGTAAAACGCTCGATTGACGCGCTGCCCGCCATCAAGCGCCGCCGGCCGAGGCTGGTCATAACCGATATCATGCTCAACGGGCTGGACGGGCTGAAACTCTGCAAAATCCTTAAAAACGATCCCCGGCTGGGCGCGGTGAAACTGGTTGTGGTCAGCCAGAAAGGGTTTGAATACGAGAAGCACAAGGCTTTTGAGTACGGCGCGCAGGCGTTCATAACCAAGCCCTATAACGTTGAAACGTTTTCCGCCCAGATCAATCATATCATGACCGGAAGCCGTGACAGCCTGCTGGCGTTCCGCGACAGTTTGAGGGAGGACGAGATGTCCGCAGAAGAACCGCAGCCTTCAGATTTGCAGGCCGGGCAGATAAGGGTTACATTTTGGGGCACGCGCAGCATGGGCGGCCGCGTGCCGGACGGCAATTCCTCATACGGGCGCCAGACCCCGTGCGTGAGCGTGGAAACCAGCGAGCGGACTTTTATTTTCGACGCCGGCACCGGCATTTATGCGCTGGGTGAAAAAATCATGCAGCAGAAAGGGCCGCGCGATCTGTGGCTGATGCTTACCCATTTCCATATCAGCCATGTGCTGGGGCTGGCGGGTTTTCAGTGCCTGGATCACAGCATGTTCACGATCCGGCTGTCGGGGGCGGGCGAATCCGAGAAGAAATTCAAGGATACCGTGCGGGAGCTGTTTTATTCTTCGCCGTACTGGCCGTCGCGGACGCCGCGCGCAAAACTGATGATGTATGAAATCATCGAAGACACTTACGAACTCGCGCCGGACGTGCGGCTGAGCGCCGTTTACGCCAATCACCCCACTACCACGCTGGGGTTCCGGCTGGAAATCTGCGGCAGGGTTTTTGTTTATCTGCCGGACGGGGAGCTGACGGGCAAGGCCTCCTCGATGGAAAATTACGACGAAAAACTGGCCGGGTTCTGCCACGGCGCCGATCTGCTGGTTCACGATGCGTGCTACTCGGACTCCGATTACAAAGCCCATACCGGCGAAGGCCATTCCGGCGCGGGCAGCGTGGTCAAATTCGCGGGCGCGCGCGCCGGCGCGAAAAGGCTGGTGCTGTTCAATCTGCATTCGTCCTATCAGGATGAGGATATCGAAATCATCGAGCAGCAGGCCGCCAGGGCCGCGGCGAAATACGATATGGAGTGCGCTGTCGCGCGCGACGGCATGGAAATAATTCTTGAATCCGCTTCCGCGGGCGCGGATGAATAG
- a CDS encoding undecaprenyl-diphosphate phosphatase — translation MTIFQAIVLGLVQGLGEFLPISSSGHLVVIPDLLGWQYQGLDFDVLLHLATLAAILAYFWKDWHKIIKTGLTDPKSSDGKILWLLALATIPGGLAGLFLNDLAETALRAPGLIAVTLIVFAAALWAADRKTGQTALTGFTAKTALLIGLAQAVALVPGVSRSGITITAALFLGFSRTEAARISFLLATPITAAAAVLALKHLSFSDISAPLICGFLTALVSGWAAIRFLMKYVQSNTYTVFVLYRIALGLVIFGTMFFR, via the coding sequence ATGACGATATTTCAGGCGATAGTGCTGGGACTTGTTCAGGGACTGGGCGAATTCCTGCCCATCTCCAGTTCGGGCCATCTTGTGGTGATACCGGACCTGCTGGGCTGGCAGTATCAGGGCCTTGATTTCGACGTGCTGCTGCATCTGGCGACGCTGGCCGCCATACTGGCGTATTTCTGGAAAGACTGGCATAAAATCATAAAAACAGGTCTGACCGACCCGAAATCCTCCGACGGCAAAATCCTGTGGCTGCTTGCGCTCGCCACTATTCCGGGCGGGCTGGCGGGCCTGTTTTTAAACGATCTCGCCGAAACCGCACTGCGCGCGCCGGGACTGATCGCCGTGACGCTGATTGTTTTCGCGGCGGCGCTCTGGGCGGCCGACCGCAAAACGGGACAAACAGCCCTGACGGGATTCACCGCAAAAACCGCGCTGCTTATAGGGCTGGCGCAGGCGGTGGCGCTGGTGCCGGGAGTGTCGCGGTCGGGCATTACCATAACGGCGGCGCTGTTTCTGGGATTCTCCAGAACGGAAGCGGCGCGCATCTCTTTTCTGCTTGCCACGCCGATAACCGCCGCCGCGGCCGTGCTGGCCCTCAAACACCTGTCATTTTCAGACATCAGCGCACCCTTGATTTGCGGGTTCCTGACCGCGCTGGTGTCAGGCTGGGCGGCGATAAGATTTCTTATGAAATACGTCCAGTCAAACACTTACACTGTTTTCGTGCTGTACCGGATAGCTCTGGGTCTGGTTATTTTCGGCACGATGTTTTTTCGTTAA
- a CDS encoding PD-(D/E)XK nuclease family protein: MTLNDPLELNYSKVRAYRQCPVLYEHIYVFRRRTPLTPASSLGISMHRALDAFYGSPGETGMEQLLECYDANWLGAGYSGPIEQLEYHHKGREMLRRFWQVERNSKVSVDSAERDFEFEHKQWKIRGTVDRVDLRPDGTWEIIDYKTGPEEITEAAVRDSLQLGIYAIGAQRAWNIEPAELSVWCLFAAKKISVPRDETRDEAVLGIFEETGSEILRGVYKPNHARCRDCSMRAACRQAARF, from the coding sequence GTGACACTCAACGACCCGCTTGAATTGAACTACTCGAAAGTGCGCGCCTACCGGCAATGCCCCGTGCTGTACGAGCATATTTATGTGTTCCGGCGCAGGACGCCGCTTACTCCGGCTTCATCGCTGGGGATTTCCATGCATCGCGCGCTCGACGCCTTTTACGGCTCGCCCGGCGAAACCGGCATGGAACAGCTGCTCGAATGTTATGACGCGAACTGGCTGGGCGCCGGCTATTCCGGCCCGATCGAACAGCTGGAATACCACCACAAAGGGCGCGAAATGCTGCGCCGGTTCTGGCAGGTCGAGCGCAACAGCAAGGTTTCGGTGGACAGCGCGGAGCGGGATTTTGAATTTGAACACAAACAGTGGAAAATCCGCGGCACCGTTGACCGGGTGGATCTGCGCCCGGACGGCACCTGGGAAATCATTGATTACAAAACCGGCCCGGAAGAGATCACGGAAGCGGCCGTGCGCGACAGCCTGCAGCTCGGCATTTACGCGATAGGCGCGCAGCGCGCCTGGAATATCGAGCCGGCGGAGCTGAGTGTATGGTGCCTGTTCGCGGCAAAAAAGATTTCGGTGCCGCGCGACGAAACCCGGGATGAAGCGGTGCTGGGTATTTTTGAAGAAACCGGCAGTGAAATACTGCGCGGGGTTTACAAACCCAATCACGCCCGCTGCCGCGACTGCTCCATGCGGGCAGCCTGCCGGCAGGCGGCGCGTTTCTAG
- a CDS encoding SDR family NAD(P)-dependent oxidoreductase, translating to MTSNKKGKVLLLGASGGIGSAIAAQLKKEKYLVTAPAHRELDLADPRSIDAYFENHPADFYAVIHSAGYNCPKPVGELTAEDVDKTYQINCRSLFGVLEHVLPHMKKRKAGSIVAISSIYGLAGRRGRLAYVTSKHALNGLIKSLAVELGEYNIRVNAVSPGYVDTALTRKNNTGQTIKGLVEQIPLGRMAAGSEIAGAVCFLTGAAGSYITGHNLMVDGGFSAGGFNK from the coding sequence ATGACGAGCAATAAAAAAGGGAAAGTGCTGCTGTTGGGCGCGAGCGGCGGGATCGGTTCCGCCATTGCCGCGCAGCTGAAAAAAGAAAAGTACCTTGTCACCGCGCCCGCGCACAGGGAACTGGATCTGGCCGATCCGCGCTCGATTGACGCTTATTTTGAAAATCATCCGGCTGATTTTTATGCCGTTATTCACAGCGCGGGTTATAACTGCCCCAAGCCGGTCGGCGAACTGACGGCGGAGGATGTGGATAAAACTTACCAGATAAACTGCCGCAGCCTGTTCGGCGTGCTTGAGCATGTGCTGCCGCATATGAAAAAACGGAAAGCGGGCAGCATTGTGGCCATTTCGTCTATTTACGGGCTGGCGGGCCGCCGGGGCCGGCTGGCTTATGTGACCAGCAAGCACGCGCTTAACGGGCTGATCAAATCGCTGGCGGTTGAGCTGGGCGAGTATAACATCCGGGTGAATGCCGTCAGTCCCGGATACGTTGATACCGCGCTCACCCGCAAAAACAACACCGGGCAGACCATCAAGGGGCTGGTCGAGCAGATCCCGCTGGGACGTATGGCGGCGGGATCGGAAATAGCGGGCGCGGTTTGTTTCCTGACCGGCGCGGCGGGCTCGTATATTACCGGGCATAATCTTATGGTGGATGGCGGTTTTTCCGCGGGCGGGTTCAACAAATGA
- a CDS encoding CNNM domain-containing protein, with translation MLILLNGFFVLAEFAFVKVRSTQLEELVRSGNPRAVIARGISEDIDNYLSAIQLGITMASLGLGWVGEPSVGKLLVLLLRNLAVSAAVSHTVSFILAFTLITSLHVVIGEQVPKLVAIKNPAEMALFTAVPLRAFHFLTYLPMRLLNGAAYAALKLFGFRPEHHEKAHSEEELRLILGQTQEDGALSLGGLLMFENLFDFGHARVKSMMTPRDKVAFLSPANNWPQNLEIIRARRFTRYPVCEGTLDNTLGYLHLKDLSIKYMCDGNTPDFKTVLRKILKINENTPAEDALREFQSNRVHQALVTDAGGAVTGLLTLEDVVEELIGEIRDEIETRPVATLAESFMADSIVMELGSASHTDCIKELLQVLHDRHPVFNREDALGLVLSREKNLSTAMGNGTAFPHARLQGLAKPLIALGRRAEPIDFASLDKKPVHLVFLILTPYYEPACQLRILSQLAMLTGNQTLHHQLLRAETPAEIGEIIRLFETGVPEEPAALKK, from the coding sequence GTGCTTATACTTCTTAACGGCTTTTTCGTTCTGGCCGAGTTCGCGTTTGTTAAAGTGCGCAGTACACAGCTGGAGGAACTTGTCCGGTCGGGCAATCCGCGCGCTGTTATCGCCAGGGGCATATCGGAAGATATAGACAATTATCTTTCCGCCATTCAGCTGGGCATTACCATGGCGAGCCTGGGGCTGGGCTGGGTGGGCGAACCGTCGGTCGGCAAACTGCTGGTGCTGCTGCTGCGGAATCTGGCGGTGTCCGCCGCGGTGTCTCACACGGTTTCATTCATACTTGCCTTCACGCTGATCACGTCGCTGCATGTGGTTATCGGCGAGCAGGTGCCGAAACTGGTCGCCATAAAAAACCCCGCCGAAATGGCGTTGTTTACGGCGGTGCCGCTGCGCGCGTTTCACTTCCTCACCTATCTGCCGATGCGGCTGCTGAACGGAGCGGCGTATGCCGCGCTGAAACTGTTCGGGTTCAGGCCGGAACACCACGAAAAAGCCCATTCCGAAGAGGAGCTGCGTCTTATTCTGGGCCAGACCCAGGAGGACGGCGCGCTTTCGCTCGGCGGGCTTCTGATGTTTGAAAACCTGTTTGATTTCGGGCATGCGCGGGTGAAAAGCATGATGACTCCGCGCGATAAGGTGGCGTTTCTGTCGCCGGCCAATAACTGGCCGCAGAATCTGGAGATCATTCGCGCGCGGCGGTTTACCCGCTATCCGGTGTGCGAGGGCACGCTTGACAACACGCTCGGCTACCTGCATCTCAAAGACCTTTCGATAAAATACATGTGCGATGGCAATACCCCGGATTTCAAAACGGTGCTGCGCAAGATCCTTAAAATAAATGAAAACACCCCGGCGGAAGACGCGCTCCGGGAATTCCAGTCCAATCGCGTGCATCAGGCACTGGTCACCGATGCCGGCGGCGCGGTGACCGGTCTGCTTACCCTGGAGGATGTGGTGGAAGAGCTTATCGGCGAAATACGCGACGAAATTGAAACGAGACCCGTAGCCACTCTTGCGGAAAGTTTCATGGCGGATTCCATTGTAATGGAACTGGGTTCCGCCAGCCATACCGACTGCATAAAGGAACTGCTGCAGGTTCTGCATGACAGGCATCCTGTTTTTAACCGCGAAGATGCGCTGGGCCTTGTGCTCAGCCGCGAGAAAAACCTCTCGACCGCGATGGGTAACGGGACCGCTTTCCCGCACGCCCGCCTGCAGGGTCTTGCCAAACCGCTGATCGCGCTGGGCCGCCGTGCGGAGCCGATAGATTTCGCCAGCTTAGACAAAAAACCGGTCCATCTGGTTTTTCTGATTCTCACGCCGTATTATGAACCCGCGTGCCAGCTCCGCATTCTGTCGCAGCTGGCGATGCTGACCGGGAACCAGACGCTGCATCATCAGCTTCTGCGGGCCGAAACGCCCGCCGAGATCGGCGAGATAATACGGCTGTTTGAAACCGGCGTGCCGGAAGAGCCCGCCGCGCTAAAAAAATAA
- the secG gene encoding preprotein translocase subunit SecG: protein MHTLFLVLHFLACFLLIIVVLMQSGKGNAMGVFGGAGAGEAVFGGGSGASFIKRFTLALALTIACTSVGLTFMGGRGSTSVMERYGRMETAPAKAAPAAKQAAPADAKSAPQKIAIPEKKTK, encoded by the coding sequence ATGCATACATTATTTCTCGTTCTTCATTTTCTGGCGTGTTTCCTGCTGATCATAGTGGTGCTCATGCAGTCGGGCAAGGGTAACGCCATGGGCGTATTCGGCGGCGCGGGAGCCGGCGAAGCCGTATTCGGCGGCGGGTCCGGCGCCAGTTTCATCAAACGTTTTACCCTCGCGCTCGCGCTGACAATCGCCTGCACTTCCGTGGGCCTTACTTTCATGGGCGGACGGGGCTCAACGTCGGTCATGGAACGCTATGGCCGCATGGAAACCGCGCCGGCCAAGGCTGCGCCTGCGGCGAAACAGGCTGCGCCTGCGGACGCCAAGTCCGCGCCGCAGAAAATCGCGATTCCGGAAAAGAAAACCAAATAA
- a CDS encoding phosphoglycerate kinase: MDISKLPELQNTDVKGKSVLVRVDYNVPVKDGKVADDKRVAATHKTVKYLLENGCRVVLMAHLGRPKGAVNPEFSLAPVAPVVEKIMGAKVHFAPDCIGPQADAAVDAAKPGEIVLLENLRFHPEEEKNDAAFAKKLARHGEVFVQDAFGAIHRAHASTSAVAAELPGCAGFLVQKELEFLGEVISHPERPFLAIIGGAKVSDKITVLNKLLEQVDMLLIGGGMAYTFLQAQNVSVGKSLVEPGNVEDAKSIISKAYARKVECLLPADHVIAQELSDTAEVKTTQAMAIPDGWMGLDIGPRTIANFREQIARAKTIFWNGPLGVFETDAFAKGSIAIANALADATGNGAVTVVGGGDSLRVLKKAGLKADRLSHCSTGGGASMEFLEGKELPGLTALLPK, translated from the coding sequence ATGGACATCTCAAAGCTGCCTGAACTTCAGAATACGGACGTGAAGGGCAAAAGCGTGCTGGTGCGGGTGGATTACAACGTGCCGGTGAAAGACGGCAAAGTGGCCGACGATAAACGCGTCGCCGCCACACACAAAACCGTGAAGTATCTGCTTGAGAATGGCTGCAGGGTGGTGCTGATGGCGCACCTTGGCCGGCCCAAAGGCGCGGTTAATCCCGAATTCAGCCTGGCGCCGGTGGCTCCGGTTGTGGAAAAGATCATGGGGGCGAAAGTCCATTTCGCCCCCGACTGTATCGGCCCGCAGGCTGATGCGGCAGTGGACGCCGCCAAACCCGGCGAGATAGTGCTGCTGGAAAATCTGCGCTTCCACCCCGAGGAGGAGAAAAACGACGCGGCGTTCGCGAAAAAACTCGCCCGGCACGGAGAAGTTTTCGTGCAGGACGCGTTTGGCGCGATACATCGCGCGCATGCCTCCACCTCGGCGGTGGCGGCGGAACTGCCGGGCTGCGCGGGTTTTCTGGTGCAGAAAGAGCTGGAGTTTCTGGGCGAAGTCATCAGCCATCCGGAGCGGCCGTTTCTGGCCATTATCGGCGGGGCGAAAGTGTCCGACAAGATCACCGTGCTCAACAAGCTGCTCGAGCAGGTTGATATGCTGCTTATCGGCGGCGGCATGGCGTACACGTTTTTGCAGGCGCAGAATGTGTCTGTAGGGAAATCGCTGGTCGAGCCGGGCAACGTAGAGGATGCCAAGTCCATAATTTCCAAGGCTTACGCGCGGAAAGTGGAGTGCCTGCTGCCGGCCGATCATGTGATTGCGCAGGAACTATCGGATACGGCGGAAGTGAAAACCACGCAGGCGATGGCGATCCCCGACGGCTGGATGGGGCTTGATATCGGCCCGCGCACGATCGCCAATTTCAGGGAGCAGATCGCCCGGGCCAAAACCATTTTCTGGAACGGGCCGCTGGGCGTGTTTGAAACCGACGCGTTTGCAAAAGGCAGTATCGCCATAGCCAATGCGCTCGCGGACGCGACCGGCAACGGCGCGGTTACCGTGGTGGGCGGAGGCGACAGCCTGCGCGTGCTCAAGAAAGCCGGACTGAAAGCTGACCGGCTGTCCCACTGTTCCACGGGCGGCGGGGCCAGCATGGAATTTCTGGAAGGCAAGGAATTGCCGGGTCTTACGGCGCTACTGCCCAAATAG
- a CDS encoding HAMP domain-containing sensor histidine kinase yields MEHFLKTIGIIELNAHKKGKRVAGFVPQFYQPMFILFVIAIALFARSSGNLTMPQLLYWLGAFMALNIAANRIMGRYILKAGAVDALITTNCFLISAVVHYSGGLHSDIWILYLLPIFTAAMVLSTRELVSATILSGIMMSLFYGKPSEWDIDIAFELAIKSSLFFVGAYLMRSMVLDKNKIATALEEERRKLDEVEENFAEQNLKSIEAANMVEVGKMTSGVVHDLGTPMSVILGSARMMMKDGTFNKADLQRIIDAALLCKNIITNTMQVVRGEDYKFDVMDIRDPLESSAAVTMPLLTRKNIQIIYAYQDILPPIRGSYGHLERLFLNIFTNAKNIMKDGGEIYVNIKVSPDRKWVIITVEDTGPGFPLELVTNGPTAFKTGRKAEGGTGLGLVMCKEVVEKHNGVFRLSNTNKGARIDIHIPVKTETPAVQM; encoded by the coding sequence ATGGAGCACTTTCTTAAAACCATAGGCATAATCGAGTTGAACGCGCACAAAAAAGGCAAGCGGGTGGCGGGCTTCGTGCCGCAGTTCTACCAGCCGATGTTCATCCTGTTTGTGATAGCGATCGCGCTGTTCGCCAGAAGCTCCGGCAATCTGACGATGCCGCAGCTGCTGTACTGGCTGGGCGCGTTTATGGCGCTCAACATAGCGGCTAACCGGATCATGGGCCGCTATATTCTAAAAGCCGGGGCGGTGGACGCGCTCATCACCACAAACTGCTTTCTGATATCCGCCGTGGTACATTATTCCGGCGGCCTGCATTCCGATATCTGGATTTTATACCTGCTGCCGATTTTCACGGCTGCGATGGTGCTGTCCACGCGGGAACTGGTGTCCGCCACCATCCTGTCGGGCATCATGATGAGCCTTTTTTACGGCAAGCCTTCGGAATGGGACATAGACATAGCGTTCGAACTCGCCATCAAATCATCGCTGTTCTTCGTGGGCGCGTATCTGATGCGCAGCATGGTGCTGGACAAGAATAAAATCGCCACCGCGCTGGAGGAGGAACGCCGCAAGCTCGACGAAGTGGAAGAAAACTTCGCGGAACAGAATCTCAAATCCATCGAAGCGGCAAACATGGTGGAAGTGGGCAAAATGACTTCGGGCGTGGTGCACGACCTCGGCACGCCGATGAGCGTTATCCTCGGCAGCGCCCGCATGATGATGAAAGACGGCACTTTCAATAAAGCCGACCTGCAGCGTATTATTGACGCCGCGCTGCTCTGCAAAAACATCATCACCAACACCATGCAGGTCGTGCGCGGAGAGGATTACAAGTTCGACGTAATGGATATCCGCGACCCGCTGGAATCCTCCGCCGCCGTCACCATGCCGCTGCTCACCAGAAAAAATATCCAGATCATTTACGCCTATCAGGACATCCTGCCGCCGATCCGCGGCAGTTACGGGCACCTGGAACGGCTGTTTTTGAATATTTTCACCAACGCCAAAAACATTATGAAAGACGGCGGCGAGATTTATGTGAACATCAAGGTTTCGCCTGACCGCAAATGGGTCATTATCACGGTCGAAGACACCGGGCCCGGCTTTCCGCTGGAACTGGTCACCAACGGCCCGACGGCGTTTAAAACCGGCCGGAAAGCCGAAGGCGGCACCGGCCTGGGGCTGGTCATGTGCAAGGAAGTGGTGGAAAAGCACAACGGCGTATTCCGTCTGTCCAACACCAACAAAGGCGCGCGGATAGACATACATATCCCGGTTAAAACCGAAACTCCCGCTGTTCAGATGTAG
- a CDS encoding 3-dehydroquinate synthase encodes MNARLGFLVDGHGCSCALPGRSGELAIRSALGGYKVVFRRAGEGFRQINGLAGEGAFFLIDGAVLRLHRKRLKLPVSRVLAVKAGEQLKTLAGVKKIFSFLNKNNFTRADRLVIIGGGTVQDSGGFAAACYKRGVRWTFAPTTLLSMCDSCIGAKTGVNFERAKNQLGVFYAPEQVIVEPDFLLTLPACHVRSGLGEILKLAVTGGPAALGLYRRLFPAAAGGCRESLNELVKMSLSVKKAVIELDEFEKHYRKTLNYGHTVGHALETLSRYKISHGLAIAMGMAAANELAVSRGLLAPDDCAELNRLCVLLADRGLPSLVPAHLLALLKKDKKAGRNGLTLALCAKAGDLRLVTVKPDLALAREIVAALKNNFR; translated from the coding sequence ATGAATGCCCGGCTTGGTTTCCTTGTTGACGGGCACGGGTGTTCCTGCGCGCTGCCCGGCCGGTCGGGAGAACTGGCAATCCGCTCCGCGCTGGGCGGTTATAAGGTCGTTTTCCGCCGTGCGGGGGAAGGTTTCCGGCAGATTAACGGGCTTGCCGGCGAAGGCGCGTTTTTTCTGATAGACGGGGCTGTGCTGCGGCTGCACAGAAAACGGCTGAAACTGCCGGTCAGCCGGGTTCTTGCGGTGAAGGCCGGCGAACAGCTTAAAACGCTGGCAGGCGTGAAGAAAATTTTCAGTTTTTTGAATAAAAACAATTTTACCCGTGCCGACCGGCTGGTGATTATCGGAGGCGGCACCGTACAGGACAGCGGCGGGTTCGCCGCCGCCTGCTACAAGCGCGGAGTGCGCTGGACTTTTGCGCCCACCACGCTGCTCTCCATGTGCGACAGCTGCATAGGCGCGAAAACCGGCGTGAATTTCGAGCGCGCGAAGAACCAGCTCGGCGTATTTTACGCTCCGGAGCAGGTGATTGTCGAGCCGGACTTTCTTCTCACTCTGCCCGCCTGTCACGTCAGGTCCGGCCTGGGCGAAATTTTGAAACTCGCCGTGACTGGCGGCCCTGCGGCGCTAGGGCTTTACCGGCGGCTGTTTCCGGCGGCGGCGGGGGGCTGCCGCGAAAGCCTGAACGAGCTGGTCAAAATGTCGCTTTCGGTAAAAAAAGCCGTGATCGAGCTGGATGAATTTGAAAAGCATTACCGCAAAACCCTCAATTACGGCCATACCGTCGGACACGCGCTGGAAACCCTGTCGCGCTATAAAATATCGCACGGGCTGGCCATAGCGATGGGAATGGCGGCGGCAAATGAACTGGCGGTGTCGCGCGGACTGCTTGCCCCGGACGATTGCGCGGAGTTGAACCGCCTGTGCGTCCTGCTGGCTGACCGGGGACTGCCCTCGCTGGTTCCCGCGCACCTGCTTGCCCTGCTTAAAAAAGACAAAAAAGCTGGCAGAAACGGACTGACTCTGGCGCTGTGCGCCAAAGCGGGCGATCTGCGGCTTGTGACAGTCAAGCCCGATCTGGCGCTTGCCCGCGAGATTGTTGCCGCCCTTAAAAATAATTTCCGCTGA